The genomic interval ACTCACTATTCCTGCTCGTCACATCCGCCTTCTTTCTCACCGCTAGCATTGTTTTAAAAAACACCCCTTCCACCGATGCTAGCTAGACCAGCTACCCGCACTGTACACTGCTATATTATTGCTAAGAATACTCCCGAAGCCagtggtacagtagctggGCTTGTGACCGACATGTGGAGTATTCCCGGGCCCAACTGATGGTGTCCCTCTAACCATGACATTGTGTGGTTTAGTGGCAGGTAGCCGCCCCCAACTCAATGGTGGTTGGTCATGGAGCAATGGCGGCGAAAAAAGAACCAAAATGATGGTCTTGGTCGCGTGCGTTTGGCTAGCTATAGCAAAATCATtctggtggtgttggtaTTGGCGGATCTATGAGCATTTCCGAAATGAGGGTCGCTGTTTAATTTTGTTAAgtttatttatttatttatttatttattttatcaaattttatttattttatcaattttatttatttattcaattatatttattaattCAATTTAATTAATAATTATTAATATATTTCAACGGCGAGTTCAAGAACCAAACTGTAGAGCTGGATGACTCCGCCTGCCTCTTCTACAGCCTCCATTCTGTGCAATATGTTTCGTCGTCTCCATTTTACGTAAGCGGAATTGAACCTAATCACTACACGTAATTAAACCACCTTTCGGCTCTTCAATGGCAGACCTGTATCGACAGACGACAGATGATATCACGATCGAGTTTGAAGACAAGTACGAGGACCAGTTCGAGGCATTTGTCAAGTACCAGGTGTCGACATGCGACTTACTGACGGCAGATCCAAGACTGGTAGGAGCATGGGGCGAACAAAAGGTGCTCAAGTGCCACCAGCTGGCCACCGACCTGGAGAGTCGCCTTTCCGAACACATTAGCATGGAGCGAGTCGACTTTGATGTTGATTCCGAGCGGGAGCGGCCGCTGGACGCGATTTCGACTGGAGTCCGAAAGATTGACACGGTCATGAATGGAGGTTTTCCTACTGGCACCCTATGCGAGGTTGCCGGCGAGTCGGCGGCCGGTAAGTCGCATTTCCTTCTGCAATTGTGCGTCAACGTGCAATTGGCGCGAGGGGAAGGAGGTCTGGGCAAAAAGGCAGTGTTTATATCGACCGAAAGCGGACTGGAAACTCGCCGACTGGTGCAAATGATGGACCACGTGATCAAGCTGGGTCACGACAACATCTCGCTTCATCACGTGTCGTTTATAGCGTGCAAAGACCTCGAACAGCAGGACAGAGTCTTCCAATACAATCTCCCCAATCTCCTGGAAGACAGCTCGTACGGTCTTGTGGTGATTGACTCGTTGGCTGCTCACTACCGATCCGAAGAACTCACGTCCAAGGGCGACTTCTCCTCTCGAGATAAACGTCTCTTGCGCACCCTGCACCATCTCAAGGGACTAGCCCGAAAACACAACGTCGCAGTGGTGTTTGCCAACCAGATTTCTGCTCTACCAGGGAGAGAACTGACTATTGGAGCTGAGTTTCTCCCTACTCTGCTGGAGAAACAATTGCCGTATTTCTCGGGCTGGAAAGCGCCCGTTGTCTCGCATACTCAAGATGGTAGAGAGAAACTTGTGCCGGACGCTACTCCTCAAGATTTCATGCTCTCGTCTTCCGAGTCAGATAACCACCCCTCGGGCAGTCCCATGCTCTCACAATTGTCCTCTCAACACTCACTACCATCTTTTTCTTCGCAGCAACCGCTATTTCCCGTGGGATCCAAAGTTCCTACTCTGGGCCAAGTTCTAGCCAATTCTGTGGACATCCGAGTGGTTCTCAAACACACGGACTCCCATAGAACCTTTGAGGTGGTTTTCTCAAACCCATACAAGTTTGACACCTCCGTAATTCCCTACGAAATCACCACAGGTGCTCTTGtggacaaggacgacatgGAGCTTGTGGAACATGAGCTCTTGTAAGGCATGGGGCAGACACTGGTGATCCCTCCATGATGATTTATTCCATTTAATGATTGCATGATATTTACTTGCAGGCAAACTCACCAGAACTCGCCATATTACTTCTCAGGCGTGCCCCATGTATCTATTCTGTAGCCGAGAGTTTTGCAGGCGGTTTTTGGACCCATATGCGAACGAGTATTTGGACTCGGATTGGGGCCACACAATTATTTCGATATTTGTGCTCGCCATGCTCCAGATCATTTTGATTATAAATCGTCAACAGTCAAGTTCTATTGATTTGgtgttttctttttttttttttttttttttttttttttttttattccTTTCTATTCTTCGGTATTTTTTTATCCTTGCATTTATTAATTGTTTTTCATAGGCCGGGTTAGCGTTCAACAAATCGTACACTTAGTAATCTttatatcacgtgacgtaGGGTATGGGTATCGGAGACGACTATTTTTAGTTTTTTATGAATTTCGCGGATTTAGCTCAGTTGGGAGAGCGCCAGACTGAAGTCATTCTTCGGTCAGAGTAATCTGGAGGTCCTGTGTTCGATCCACAGAATTCgcaatttttttcttctttttgaaACTGCTATTTTTGACGGGGTTATACGTAGAAAACGTTTTGGTACCGTAGAACCAGTTGGAAGCAAGTACAACCGCATTGTCTTGTCTCAAACGTAATATTTTTCATCAACTTTTCAACCTAACAGGTGGATATTGAACAATAATCTGCTAGAGAAACGGCTCAAAGTGATATTATCACACGAGAAGATAATATCTGGGCTGGTACCAGATATTAGTACTCACTTGTCCATAGTTAATTGGACTTTATGTCTTGCGGCTCGTTCCACTGCCCTACGTCATGTTGTCATTCTGTTAGCTTCTTTCAGCACGTGTTATCATGAGGACAGATCGTGGGCGTTGCAAAACCTCGCTGGGTAGTTGATAATCCTCATTTCAACTGGTATTTCTTTCATATTTACAACTTCCCTTGTACCATAGTACCGTACAATAGGCGCTATTGGCACATATTAAAAAATGGCAGTATAGTGCCTCGGATTGGAAAATTCGTTATCTGCATGGAATCAAAGGTGGTTAGCTTGTAATAGTTGATGCGAGCCGTTTGAGACACCGTCCAGACGGCACTAAAACTCGTATTTGACGCAGCTGGCGTGTGCGACCGTACTATGGTCGTATCCTCTTGAGGGAAGTCCGTGGAAGTGGAACAGCCGAGGCACTAACAGCTTCAAGGCATGCAGTTGTTCACGTGGTTTTAGAAGCGTCGTTCAATGTTGCTAAGGGAGCGTTTATAGTCTCTTTAGGGCACTTTTCAGCTTTTTGGCGATCCAGTTCCTCCTGTTAGAGACTGACTACGAGAGAAAGCCTCCCCATGATTTTTTCTGCCACCATTATCTCGTATCCAAGTCCATTGAATCCGGTATTGTCAGAGTTGCCCGATGGGTTTCTAGAACAGTAGAAAGTAGTCTAAGCTACGGCACAATCGTCTAGACGGATTCAAGTCTCACCATCGCGGTGGTGCTACTTCGTAGACTGCTTGTCGATAGTGAGAGTCCAGGGCCTGGCTATTTTTGTGCCTTGTTCCTGGATAGCTTGACAAGGTAATGAAGTGTCTAATGTTGCTGTGAgaacctcttcttctccttttttttttctcaccCGGTTTTCGCTATTCAAATGTGCAAGTCGGGAAGCACATGTAAACCTGGAAGCCCCGTAGAACAAACCAAAGAAGGCGATAGAGTGCTGTGGAAAACGCTCAATTGCCTACTAAGACGGCAGCTAAACTCAATGATTTAGAACATTACCTGTTGGTTGCCGGTTTAGACCGTGGTTAGATGGTGTTAGCGCCGATATGCGCTAGTACACCCTCTGTTCTGGAGCCTCTGGAGAGTCCGTACGGGTGTGAGAGTGCGAGCACAACAAGTCCGTAGTTGAAAGATGCAGGTGTCAAAGTCCTACAAGTTGCAATTCTGGAatctgtacttgtactatgTGTAGCCTCATTGGATTGATGGTTCGGATGTTAGCTCCCCCGACTTATAGATGAGCCCAGGAAGAGGGACATGATAGCAGAGACGTTGTATTGATGGAGGGCTTATTAAGTGGGCATTTTGCGCTTCAAACCTGAGCAAAAGACACATGTTACATCCTGAAAAGAAACTCCTTAGACACCCTTGTCGTCTACCTCCGCTGGTGATGCTAGGAAACTCGTATCTCGGCACCCTAAAGCTAGAGCAGGTGGAAACTGGTATACGACCGAACGATCCAGAGGGGAGCAGACATTATGGCAAGTTTGCCAAAAGGGGTACAAAAATGGCTAACTATTCTCACACTATCGCTTTTTATTCATTACAAATTCATAAATGATCCAAAACAAGTCATTGTCCATCAGACTGGGTTGGATATGGACGGCACTAACTGGGCACACAATGCCACGCCCGAACACACTTCAAAGAGGTTTCACTGACTCCGAAAAGAGTATTGACCACAACTAGTACTTTGGTTGAGCACTAGACTTGTCTTGGATCGGTTCTCGAATCTTTGTCGCCTTCGTTTCTCACAACATGCTTGCAAAACGCCCTCACAAATGTCCAGAACCTTCTAGTGAGCTCCAATGGCCAATGTCCATGTCCGATTCCGTCGACCAATGCACAGGCATCTTGCCACTCGTTCTAACGACCAATATCCAAGCCCCTTGGTTCCCTTGGTTACCTTTAGAGCCTTATGATATCTTGTGTCCCTCACGGGTAACAGAATAGAACCCTGCGACAGAAAGGTACCTCATATTCAGGcagagaaggagacagTGCCAGCGTTGAGCCCAAATTGATGAGCGCTTCAGGTTGAAAATGCAACCAAACAAGAGACACCGTGTCCGTCAATTGCGGGTCGAGATCAATCATCTCTAGGGCTGAACACCAAGACTGATGCGTTGCAAATTGCCATATTGGCTTGGGTCTAAACCAAAGCAATGCTAACAAGAGCCCCATTCGGTCACCCTAAACAAATGCGGACTTCCCCAATCAATTGTCCAACCAATTTTTTCAATCGATTTCCAATCAATTTTCATTTGTCGCCGTGCGCCTAGTGTTTGCAAAACTCTGGTAGTTAATCTTGTGCCTAAATCAAGAGAGTTGCACCTCGCCCGCCACAGGCACTCACGGCAGAATTGCTCTAGTGTGATCCAATCGCCAGAAGGGAGCCTTTGCGACTAAGGGAATGTGCACCTTGGCAGTTTGTTCGTCTAGCTTCCCAAAGCTACACAATGACCCTCCGCCTGGCGAGCTTCTGGACCCAGAGGGGGCTAAGAACATTGGTTCTAGATCTGCCAATTGGACGGAGGACACCAACCCCACGAGCAAACACCATGTGTTGATCCGGTTGTCCAAAAACATTATATAAGACGCGCCATCAGCACTCTCATATTCCTCACCAACACTCCAACTCGAATCCTCTTCACTCTCAAACAATGCGATATCTGAAGACTGTGGCCCTCTCTGCCGCCCTCGTGGCTGCCCACCCTGCTGCCTCCAACATGGAGGACTCTGCTGCCCTCAACAAGCGAGGTGGCTACTACCACCATGACTCCTGGCCTTACTACAGACCCCAGAAGGACAATTGTGACCCCAAGATCGTAACCCAGCTCGTTACCTCCTGGAAGGAGTCTCCTGTcgtcaccaagaccaacacTGTCACCTCTTGGAAGGAGCCTGCTACCGTTACTGTTACTAAGACTGAGCAGGGCCAGGTGATCGTCAAGACTGTCTACCCCGACAACCCCAAGCCCACCCACTGGGACTGGGACCATAAGGACCCCGAGCACCACTGGGACCCCAAGGACCCTGTCGACCCCAAGGACCCCGAGCACCACTGGGACCCCAAGGACCCCGAGCACCACTGGGACCCCAAGGACCCTGTCGACCCCAAGGACCCCGAGCACCCACTGTGGACCCCAAAGGACCCTTGAGCACCACTGGGACCCCAAGGAACCCCGACCACCCCGTCCCCCACCCCATCGACCCCGCGCTGGTCGACCCCTCCGACGTGTCCATTAATGATGTATCCGATGGTCACGACGGAAACAACAACGGAGTAGGCAACGGAGACTACAACGGTAACGACGACGGTCAGAGCAACGGTGACCACGGTATCAACGGTAACGACAACGGTGACGGCGACGGTTACGAGAACGGTAACAACGACGGTAACGGCAATGGCGCCGGCGGTATCAACGGTAACGAGAACGGCGATGGTGACGGTTTGGACAACGGTAACACCGATGGAAACGGAAACGGTGACGGTGGtaacaacggcaacggcaacggtGACGGTGATGGTGCCAACAACGGAAACGACGACGGAAACCGAAACGGTGAATTCGGAAAGgacggcaacaacaacggcgACGGTGACGGCTTCCAGAACGGAAATGACGACGGAAACGATAACGGCGAGTACGGCACCAACGGTAACGACAACGGTGACGGAGACGGTATCCTGAACGGTAACGGCGACGGTAACGAGAACGGCGCAGACGGTGTTAACGGAAACGACAACGGAAACGGAAACGGTGTCGCCAACGGAAACAACGACGGAAACGGCAACGGTCCTGCTGGCTACGatggcaacaacaacggcaacggcaacggtTACGATaacggcaacaacaacggtAACGGTAACGGAGCCGGAGGCTACAACGGTaacaacaacggcaacggcgGAGGCAAGCacaacggcaacaacgACGGTAACAACAACGGCCCTGGCGGCAACTTTGgtaacaacaacaagtgGGGAAGCGGATtcggcaacaacaacaagtgGGGAAGCGGATtcggcaacaacaacaagtgGGGAAGCGGATtcggcaacaacaacaacaaatGGGGAAGCGGATtcggcaacaacaacaagtgGGGAAGCGGATCCGGCAACAACATGTGGGGTAGCGGTGGTCGATTTGGCCGATCTTAATTCGCCATATCTGCcaaacagcttcttgtGATTCAGATTCTCCAGCCTTGATGGCAACCT from Yarrowia lipolytica chromosome 1F, complete sequence carries:
- a CDS encoding uncharacterized protein (Compare to YALI0F10307g, weakly similar to uniprot|P25301 Saccharomyces cerevisiae YDR004w RAD57 DNA repair protein and KLLA0E17567g Kluyveromyces lactis) — translated: MADLYRQTTDDITIEFEDKYEDQFEAFVKYQVSTCDLLTADPRLVGAWGEQKVLKCHQLATDLESRLSEHISMERVDFDVDSERERPLDAISTGVRKIDTVMNGGFPTGTLCEVAGESAAGKSHFLLQLCVNVQLARGEGGLGKKAVFISTESGLETRRLVQMMDHVIKLGHDNISLHHVSFIACKDLEQQDRVFQYNLPNLLEDSSYGLVVIDSLAAHYRSEELTSKGDFSSRDKRLLRTLHHLKGLARKHNVAVVFANQISALPGRELTIGAEFLPTLLEKQLPYFSGWKAPVVSHTQDGREKLVPDATPQDFMLSSSESDNHPSGSPMLSQLSSQHSLPSFSSQQPLFPVGSKVPTLGQVLANSVDIRVVLKHTDSHRTFEVVFSNPYKFDTSVIPYEITTGALVDKDDMELVEHELL
- a CDS encoding uncharacterized protein (Truncated form of YALI0F10373g, some similarities with uniprot|P18899 Saccharomyces cerevisiae YMR173w DDR48 heat shock protein), which codes for MRYLKTVALSAALVAAHPAASNMEDSAALNKRGGYYHHDSWPYYRPQKDNCDPKIVTQLVTSWKESPVVTKTNTVTSWKEPATVTVTKTEQGQVIVKTVYPDNPKPTHWDWDHKDPEHHWDPKDPVDPKDPEHHWDPKDPEHHWDPKDPVDPKDPEHPLWTPKDP